A segment of the Aridibaculum aurantiacum genome:
AAGCATGGCGATAAGTATCCATTCAGGCTGTTTGAGCACCAACGCCAGCTACTGCAGGAAGGCCTTTTTGAAGCTTATAATTTCTGGCTTTTTGGTCCCGCTGCAAACCTGCGTACTTACCAGACATGGAGCCAGTTTCACAAAGAAGAGCTAGATGCTTACCTGGCCTTTGCCCGCAGCAAAGTTTTCAAAGTACCTGAAGGACAGCAGTACAGGGTTTTCTAAGGCAGCATATCTTTTTCCTCCTTATTACATATGCTGAATAGCAACAGCAGCTAAAAGTTGTTACTACATTACTTTTTGATAATCCAGCTGTTAACATTAGAACAAATATTGATGTTTGAACTTTGAATGTAATTTTCTTCCTACTTTTGCATCTCCAAAATCAATCATACACATGAAGAAAATACTTTTCCCTGCGGCATTAGTAGCTATGGTAGCTGTATCATGTACGCAGGCACCAGACGCTGACAAAGCGGCAACCAGTGAGCAACGGGAAGCAAGTTCTCCACAAGGCACAGTGTATACTATAGACACTGCAGCAAGTAAAGTAACCTGGGTAGGTACAAAAGTTAATGGCCAGCACAATGGTACATTCTCCCTGAGCAATGGAACAATTGGCGTATCTAACGGCACCATCTCTTCTGGTACTTTCACTATCAATGTAGCTTCTATTGTAAATGAAGATTTGAAAGATGAAACCAATGGCCAGTTAGTTGGTCACCTGAAGAGTGCAGATTTCTTCGATGTAGAAAAATATCCAACAGCATCTTTTGAAATAACTAAAGTAGAGCCTTACGATAGCAGCAAAACTACCAGCAAGCTGGAAGGTGCTACACACATTGTAAGTGGCAACCTTACTTTAAAAAATGAAACAAAGAATGTAACGTTTCCAGCAAAGGTATCTGTGAATGATAATACTGTAACCGCACAGGCAAATTTCCAAATAGATCGTACCGAGTGGGGAATGAATTATAAAGGACCTAACAATCCACAGGATTGGTTCATTAGAAAAGAAGTGAACATTGGACTTGATATTACAGCCAGGAAGTAAGAAGCAATAGAAAGAAGTAAAGCCACCTTAATGGGTGGCTTTCTTTTTTAGAAGAAGTTTTTGTTAGCTCGCTTCGTTGCCACCAACTGTTCCTCTATCGTCCAGCTTATTTAGCTCCGACTGGTCATTCTCGTCCTTCAGTCGCTCAGCTTCAGAAGCTTCACTGCTGCTGCCTTGCTGGCGGCTACCTTCCAGGTGCCCTGAATTATCTTGTACTTCATACCTGCGTG
Coding sequences within it:
- a CDS encoding YceI family protein; this translates as MKKILFPAALVAMVAVSCTQAPDADKAATSEQREASSPQGTVYTIDTAASKVTWVGTKVNGQHNGTFSLSNGTIGVSNGTISSGTFTINVASIVNEDLKDETNGQLVGHLKSADFFDVEKYPTASFEITKVEPYDSSKTTSKLEGATHIVSGNLTLKNETKNVTFPAKVSVNDNTVTAQANFQIDRTEWGMNYKGPNNPQDWFIRKEVNIGLDITARK